A stretch of the Uranotaenia lowii strain MFRU-FL chromosome 3, ASM2978415v1, whole genome shotgun sequence genome encodes the following:
- the LOC129753818 gene encoding developmentally-regulated GTP-binding protein 2, translated as LLKAKLAKYRSQLLEPSKKGEKGEGFDVLKSGDARIALIGFPSVGKSTLLSTLTKTESEAANYEFTTLTCIPGVIEYKGANIQLLDLPGIIEGAAQGKGRGRQVIAVARTADLVLMMLDATKPNVHRDLLEYELESVGLRLNKRKPNIYFKIKKGGGLSFNSTCTLTRCNEKMVQTILHSFKIFNAEVLFREDCTEDEFIDVVTGNRIYLPCIYVYNKIDQISIEEVDRLARQPFSVVVSCNMHLNLDYLLEVLWEHLMLIRVYTKKPGAPPDFDDGLILRRGVTVEHVCHAIHRTLAEAFKYGLVWGTSTKYSPQRVGISHVMHDEDVIQVVKK; from the exons TTACTAAAGGCTAAACTAGCCAAGTATCGATCCCAGCTGTTGGAACCCTCGAAGAAGGGAGAAAAGGGTGAAGGTTTCGATGTACTAAAATCGGGCGATGCCCGTATAGCTTTGATAGGATTTCCTTCGGTGGGGAAGTCCACGTTGCTGTCTACGTTGACCAAAACGGAATCCGAGGCGGCCAACTATGAGTTTACAACGCTGACCTGTATCCCGGGTGTGATCGAGTACAAGGGTGCTAACATCCAGCTACTGGATTTGCCCGGAATTATTGAAGGTGCCGCCCAGGGCAAAGGTCGTGGACGGCAAGTTATTGCCGTGGCTCGAACTGCCGATCTGGTTCTGATGATGCTGGACGCCACAAAACCAAACGTTCATCGGGACCTTCTGGAGTATGAATTGGAATCCGTGGGGTTGAGATTGAACAAACGGAAACCGAACATTTACTTTAAGATCAAGAAGGGCGGTGGTTTGAGTTTCAATTCCACTTGTACCCTGACCAGATGTAACGAAAAGATGGTCCAAACGATTCTACATTCGTTCAAGATATTCAACGCCGAGGTTCTGTTCCGGGAAGATTGTACCGAGGATGAGTTCATCGATGTGGTTACCGGAAATCGGATTTATCTGCCGTGTATCTATGTGTACAACAAAATCGATCAGATTTCGATTGAGGAAGTCGATCGATTGGCCCGACAGCCATTCAGTGTTGTTGTGAGCTGCAATATGCACCTAAACTTGGACTACCTTCTGGAGGTCCTCTGGGAACATCTGATGCTGATAAGAGTGTACACGAAAAAACCCGGTGCGCCCCCGGATTTCGACGATGGCTTGATTCTAAGAAGg GGTGTTACCGTGGAGCACGTTTGTCACGCGATCCACAGAACGTTGGCCGAAGCGTTCAAGTACGGGCTGGTGTGGGGCACCTCTACGAAGTATTCACCCCAGCGGGTCGGAATTTCCCATGTCATGCACGACGAGGATGTCATCCAGGTGGTAAAGAAGTAA